Proteins from one Caldanaerobius fijiensis DSM 17918 genomic window:
- a CDS encoding metallophosphoesterase family protein, which translates to MALKIAHMADVHLDSDFLGLPPHLAAVRRGDMIKSFDRAIDVIKAERADILIIAGDLFEEQSVLKSTINHVSSKLGELYPVPVFIAPGNHDPHTHKSYYRIWDWPDNVHIFDQNLYRFDIDALNVSVYGKGFDRPYIKEPALDGFKVEDSSRVNIMAIHGDIGEESIYNPIRLKDIENSGLAYLALGHIHTRTGLKRTGKTSWCYPGNIEGRDFGECGPRGFVMCTLEGNQCSLEFFPVNTREYTVVDIDITDMPEVQEIVQRVEQYCRNNVILRVFLKGVVEEQYKEGINIPFIVDQLNRSLKDGLFYVDIVDETEVDIDLDALTKDVGIKGLYARKMKQILQEAQEDEIRVVKEALRIGIKALGG; encoded by the coding sequence ATGGCGTTAAAGATTGCTCACATGGCTGATGTTCATCTTGATTCGGACTTCTTGGGGCTGCCGCCCCATCTTGCAGCCGTTCGCCGGGGGGATATGATAAAATCCTTTGATAGAGCTATAGATGTAATAAAAGCTGAAAGAGCTGATATATTGATAATTGCAGGTGATCTGTTTGAAGAACAATCGGTTTTAAAAAGTACAATAAATCACGTATCGTCAAAGCTGGGAGAACTCTATCCTGTTCCCGTATTTATAGCTCCAGGCAACCATGATCCTCATACTCATAAATCATATTACAGGATATGGGATTGGCCTGATAATGTACATATTTTTGATCAAAATCTATATAGATTTGATATAGATGCACTGAACGTTTCTGTGTATGGGAAGGGCTTTGATAGACCTTATATAAAAGAGCCTGCCCTGGATGGCTTTAAAGTGGAAGACAGCAGCAGGGTAAATATCATGGCCATCCATGGCGATATAGGTGAAGAGAGCATTTATAATCCCATAAGGTTGAAAGATATAGAAAACTCTGGCCTTGCTTACCTGGCATTGGGCCATATACATACCCGCACAGGGCTTAAGCGCACGGGAAAGACCAGCTGGTGCTATCCGGGCAACATCGAGGGAAGGGATTTTGGTGAATGCGGTCCGAGGGGGTTTGTCATGTGCACTCTGGAGGGAAATCAATGTAGCCTGGAATTTTTCCCTGTAAACACCAGAGAGTATACGGTTGTGGATATAGATATAACTGATATGCCTGAAGTTCAAGAAATAGTACAAAGAGTAGAGCAATATTGTAGAAATAATGTGATATTGAGGGTTTTTTTAAAAGGTGTTGTAGAAGAGCAGTACAAAGAGGGGATAAACATACCTTTTATAGTGGACCAGTTGAATAGGAGTTTAAAAGATGGGCTTTTTTATGTGGATATTGTGGATGAGACCGAGGTGGATATAGATCTTGATGCTCTTACAAAGGATGTAGGTATAAAGGGCCTTTATGCCAGAAAGATGAAGCAGATTTTGCAGGAAGCCCAGGAGGATGAAATAAGGGTTGTAAAAGAGGCATTAAGAATAGGTATAAAGGCATTGGGGGGATAA
- a CDS encoding ATP-binding protein, with protein MNIEELYVKSFGKLSDVKIKLCDNFNVIYGQNESGKSTLIAFIRAMLYGLSEKKNKTPDRIAYMPWDGSEAGGDMVLTCAGKKLRIHRTFDRNNHRKDQCQISDMIKGVELNLDGEDITGLTLSAFDSTVFIRQLSVTRVADENKDLYNKLVNMAQTGQEDTDAGNALIYLEDRIKELSGRRKDVSINSVMERRNLLERELNELIKQHQLMMEDESRLLDLKERLRVLEDEIDQLDKIKPSLMMLDEWERDFSKLKLEIEKLDGEIKELEKTSLNGYREELKQKQKKLDELLSQKRSYVDDQILKRYAGYSVYLTLGIVLAAAGLLAAFLNPLFFTFLAIGAIVAFVGYKGRNRYYQLIQMKQQAEDQEALAKQLILDIDSIKVLINETETRLGQLRFAKDEKEQRLQELKKRIDDLMDSLSAYNMVIEWRYSNTSKGYDLDSIMELSSQKIKEKEMIISQIASIDERWKDGEIFKRIPELRQEIDLLDRLIEKMNFEYKAFKLAYDVMRNCLEEVNTDFTPRLINRAGEIIKSITGRYDRVGIDSENLKLSVIVPEYSVFKSPFDLSGGTADQIYLGFRIALADAAASDKNPPLILDDALVQYDDERLKNALRFLVEYSKKRQVILFTCHRREIDMLEDLCDGDINIIEL; from the coding sequence ATGAATATAGAAGAGCTTTATGTAAAATCCTTTGGCAAGTTGAGTGACGTGAAGATTAAATTATGTGACAATTTCAATGTCATCTACGGCCAAAATGAAAGTGGCAAGAGCACATTGATTGCGTTTATAAGGGCGATGCTTTACGGACTCAGTGAAAAGAAAAATAAGACGCCTGATAGGATAGCATATATGCCATGGGATGGCAGCGAAGCGGGAGGAGATATGGTACTGACATGCGCAGGCAAAAAGCTCAGGATTCACAGGACATTTGATAGAAATAACCACAGGAAAGATCAATGTCAGATTTCAGATATGATAAAGGGTGTTGAATTGAATTTAGACGGCGAGGACATAACAGGTTTGACGTTGAGCGCTTTTGACAGCACTGTTTTTATAAGGCAGTTATCTGTTACCAGGGTGGCAGACGAAAATAAAGACCTGTACAATAAGCTGGTAAATATGGCTCAAACCGGACAGGAGGACACTGATGCCGGGAATGCCCTTATATACTTGGAAGACCGCATAAAAGAACTTTCTGGAAGAAGAAAAGATGTGTCTATAAATAGCGTAATGGAGCGAAGGAATTTGCTTGAGAGAGAATTAAATGAGCTTATAAAACAACATCAGCTTATGATGGAAGATGAATCCCGCTTATTGGATCTTAAAGAAAGGTTAAGGGTATTGGAAGACGAGATAGATCAGCTGGATAAGATCAAGCCATCTTTAATGATGCTGGATGAATGGGAGAGAGATTTTTCAAAGCTAAAGCTCGAAATAGAAAAACTGGATGGCGAAATAAAGGAACTTGAAAAAACCTCTCTGAATGGATATAGAGAGGAATTGAAACAAAAGCAAAAAAAGTTAGATGAGTTGTTATCACAAAAAAGGTCCTATGTGGATGACCAAATATTAAAACGCTATGCGGGGTACTCCGTATACCTTACTTTGGGTATAGTACTTGCGGCAGCTGGTTTATTGGCTGCATTTCTCAACCCCCTGTTTTTTACTTTTTTAGCCATCGGTGCTATAGTGGCCTTTGTGGGTTATAAAGGCAGGAATAGGTATTACCAATTAATACAAATGAAACAGCAGGCAGAAGATCAGGAAGCTCTGGCAAAGCAGCTGATATTGGATATCGATAGTATAAAGGTCTTGATAAATGAAACGGAAACCAGATTGGGTCAGCTGAGGTTTGCTAAAGATGAAAAGGAGCAGCGCCTTCAAGAATTGAAAAAGCGCATAGATGATCTTATGGACAGCCTTTCTGCATACAACATGGTCATTGAATGGCGCTACAGTAATACCAGTAAAGGCTATGATCTTGATAGTATTATGGAATTGTCTTCTCAAAAGATAAAAGAAAAAGAGATGATAATAAGTCAAATTGCTTCCATAGATGAGCGCTGGAAAGATGGAGAGATTTTTAAAAGAATACCTGAGTTGAGGCAAGAGATAGATTTGCTGGATAGGCTTATAGAAAAGATGAATTTTGAGTATAAGGCTTTTAAACTGGCTTACGATGTGATGAGAAACTGCCTTGAAGAGGTTAACACGGATTTTACACCTCGCCTCATTAATAGGGCTGGTGAGATTATAAAGTCAATAACAGGAAGATATGATAGGGTAGGAATAGACAGCGAAAATTTGAAGTTATCTGTTATAGTTCCTGAATACAGTGTGTTTAAATCTCCTTTTGATTTAAGCGGTGGAACGGCGGATCAGATTTATCTTGGGTTTAGAATAGCATTGGCCGACGCAGCAGCTTCAGACAAAAATCCTCCACTTATTCTTGATGATGCGTTGGTTCAATATGACGATGAAAGGCTTAAAAATGCTTTGAGATTTTTGGTGGAGTATTCAAAAAAGCGCCAGGTCATCCTCTTTACATGCCATCGAAGAGAGATAGATATGCTTGAGGATTTATGCGATGGCGATATAAACATTATAGAGTTATGA
- a CDS encoding fibronectin type III domain-containing protein has protein sequence MKKLLSLILVVCMSALLFIPASINAAEQTSYQLGASVNPDHITLTWTDNPMTTQTITWRTSTTVNKGIVQYAKETDKDKFPENAKSVNATKKEFTSDLGKMNLHIANIEGLEPGATYIYRVGDGINWSDIHTFTTEAQNTQQFKFLVFGDSQSGNPYDPEYGPWKKTIQNAFKANPDARFFVNVGDLVEWGQYYVHWNNWFDAAKGVIDTIPAMPTQGNHETYNPPDWHTTKPVFWTTQFPLPQNGPQGLKGQTYSFDYGNAHIVMLDSQEEEEKTVAGDILEAQKTWLENDLKNTNKTWKLVFFHKTPYYSKATRTNEDIKKAFQSIFDKYHVDVVFNGHDHSVARTYPIYGDKFVDSPSKGTIYYITGRSGNKYYPDLSQKVWNAFFYDPQDQPNYLVVEVNGNKLTINAVKQDGTLIDTYTIDKATGKDTPQTVIPPKYNNTRLVIYGNVLQQPFMSIGPQKIDGKWYVPVRAFVEYLGGTVTWKGNNKVDLVYGKDTVQIAQKDITATLNGKKITLPDVILNIKGNTMISADDLNTLFGFTYKYDESTNMLMFTK, from the coding sequence ATGAAAAAACTTTTATCACTGATCCTGGTTGTTTGTATGTCAGCCTTGTTGTTTATCCCGGCATCAATAAATGCCGCAGAGCAGACATCATATCAGCTAGGGGCATCTGTAAATCCTGACCACATAACCCTTACATGGACAGACAACCCCATGACCACCCAAACCATTACATGGCGAACATCCACAACCGTTAACAAAGGTATAGTCCAATACGCAAAAGAAACAGATAAAGATAAATTCCCCGAAAACGCTAAATCAGTAAATGCTACCAAAAAAGAGTTCACGTCAGATCTCGGTAAGATGAATCTTCATATAGCCAACATTGAAGGCTTAGAACCAGGAGCCACATACATATACAGGGTAGGTGACGGCATCAACTGGAGTGATATCCACACCTTCACCACAGAAGCGCAAAATACACAGCAATTTAAATTCCTCGTATTTGGAGACAGCCAGAGCGGAAATCCATATGATCCCGAATACGGTCCGTGGAAAAAAACCATACAAAATGCCTTTAAAGCAAACCCCGATGCCAGATTCTTTGTAAATGTCGGTGACCTTGTAGAATGGGGACAATATTATGTGCACTGGAATAACTGGTTTGACGCCGCCAAAGGCGTAATCGACACCATTCCCGCTATGCCCACCCAGGGAAATCACGAAACCTACAACCCACCTGATTGGCATACCACAAAACCGGTATTCTGGACAACACAGTTCCCACTGCCCCAAAATGGACCCCAGGGTCTTAAAGGACAGACATATTCTTTTGATTACGGTAATGCTCACATTGTAATGCTGGACAGCCAGGAAGAAGAAGAAAAAACTGTCGCTGGAGATATATTAGAAGCCCAAAAGACATGGCTTGAGAATGACCTGAAAAATACCAATAAGACTTGGAAACTCGTATTTTTCCACAAGACTCCATATTATAGCAAAGCTACAAGAACCAACGAAGATATCAAAAAAGCGTTCCAGTCTATATTTGACAAATACCATGTAGACGTAGTATTCAATGGTCATGATCACTCTGTCGCCAGGACATACCCCATATACGGCGATAAATTCGTAGACAGTCCATCAAAGGGAACCATATATTACATTACAGGCAGAAGCGGCAACAAATACTATCCTGACCTATCACAGAAAGTATGGAACGCCTTTTTCTATGATCCACAGGATCAGCCTAATTATTTGGTCGTAGAGGTAAACGGCAATAAGTTGACCATAAACGCGGTAAAACAGGATGGCACTTTGATCGATACATATACCATAGATAAAGCAACAGGTAAAGACACACCTCAAACGGTAATACCTCCAAAATACAACAACACAAGGCTTGTAATATACGGCAATGTGCTGCAACAGCCGTTCATGTCCATAGGACCTCAGAAGATAGATGGAAAATGGTACGTACCTGTAAGGGCCTTTGTCGAATACTTAGGCGGTACCGTGACATGGAAAGGTAACAACAAAGTGGATTTAGTATATGGTAAAGATACGGTTCAAATAGCCCAAAAGGACATAACTGCCACTTTAAACGGCAAAAAAATAACATTACCTGATGTCATACTCAACATAAAAGGAAACACCATGATATCGGCAGATGACTTAAATACCTTATTTGGTTTCACATATAAATACGACGAAAGCACCAACATGCTTATGTTCACAAAATAG
- a CDS encoding ABC transporter ATP-binding protein, with product MSDIFVTNKVCRDFIVGKETVHAIKDVSITIQEKKLVALKGRSGSGKTTLMNILGALDYPTSGEVMFQGKNISQASDKERDDIRRYKLGYVFQSFGLLPLMSAYENVEFGLRIADIPKAERKKMAQEALAIVGLSKRMNHRPLELSGGEQQRVAIARAIAHRPAAVLADEPTAELDSRMGLQVLKLFRNLVDNEGLTVVIATHDPAIMEVADVVYTLEDGQVVQGD from the coding sequence TTGTCTGACATATTTGTAACTAATAAGGTCTGTCGTGATTTTATTGTGGGGAAAGAAACGGTACACGCTATAAAAGATGTAAGTATAACCATACAGGAGAAAAAACTCGTCGCATTGAAAGGCCGTTCGGGATCGGGGAAAACCACACTTATGAATATACTGGGCGCGCTGGATTATCCAACCAGCGGTGAGGTGATGTTTCAGGGGAAAAATATTTCGCAAGCCAGTGATAAAGAAAGGGATGATATAAGAAGGTATAAACTGGGTTATGTTTTCCAGTCTTTTGGGCTGCTTCCCCTTATGTCGGCTTATGAAAACGTTGAATTTGGGTTGAGGATAGCGGATATACCAAAAGCTGAGCGAAAAAAGATGGCCCAAGAAGCTTTAGCTATTGTGGGTCTTTCTAAGCGCATGAATCATAGGCCTCTAGAGCTTTCAGGAGGTGAACAACAGAGAGTGGCTATAGCCAGGGCCATAGCCCACAGGCCTGCAGCGGTACTGGCTGATGAACCTACGGCAGAGCTTGACAGTAGAATGGGGCTTCAGGTTTTGAAATTGTTTAGAAATCTGGTAGATAATGAGGGGTTAACGGTAGTCATAGCTACTCATGACCCTGCGATAATGGAGGTGGCTGATGTTGTTTACACGTTGGAAGATGGGCAAGTTGTGCAAGGCGATTAG
- a CDS encoding efflux RND transporter periplasmic adaptor subunit, with protein sequence MLFTRWKMGKLCKAISVVILSVSVLVGITGCGSIMPKEEQTLAPPLVKPPKVTYTYAKVTRGSIVRQVTGTGTFISRREVSLSFKDMEGRLKDVYVKIGDKVKKGQLLAEIETGDLPYRLQVQGYELQKAKIRLDQAINNKADKYTIELLKLDLKEAQLQYDILNEQLQKSKMLSPMDGVVTFVDENVKQGTNIAKYQTFIKVADPSNVQLYYQALDMSNYKYVKIGMKADVVIDGKHYTGTVTISPSDTAMATDDNMKNAMLIKVDNLPPDIKMGHIADFTIVLQKKDNVLLLPIGAIRSYMGRTYVQVMEGDKKREIDVETGIQTATQVEIVSGLKEGQQVILR encoded by the coding sequence ATGTTGTTTACACGTTGGAAGATGGGCAAGTTGTGCAAGGCGATTAGTGTGGTGATCCTATCTGTATCAGTCCTCGTTGGTATAACGGGCTGTGGTTCAATCATGCCTAAAGAGGAGCAGACACTGGCACCGCCATTGGTAAAGCCGCCAAAGGTTACTTACACGTACGCCAAAGTGACCAGAGGCAGCATTGTAAGGCAGGTTACAGGGACGGGAACTTTTATCTCAAGGCGCGAAGTGTCGCTATCGTTTAAAGATATGGAAGGCCGCTTAAAAGATGTCTACGTTAAGATAGGCGACAAGGTAAAAAAGGGTCAGTTGCTGGCAGAAATCGAAACAGGTGATCTACCTTATAGGCTGCAAGTCCAGGGATATGAATTACAAAAAGCAAAAATTCGCCTGGACCAGGCTATAAATAATAAAGCAGATAAATACACCATTGAGCTTTTGAAATTGGATTTAAAAGAAGCGCAATTACAATACGATATTTTAAACGAGCAACTTCAAAAAAGCAAAATGCTTTCACCTATGGACGGCGTGGTGACATTTGTGGATGAGAACGTGAAACAGGGCACCAATATAGCTAAATATCAGACTTTTATAAAGGTAGCAGATCCATCAAATGTCCAGCTTTATTATCAAGCTCTGGACATGAGTAATTACAAATACGTAAAAATCGGAATGAAGGCCGATGTAGTAATAGACGGAAAGCATTATACAGGTACTGTGACCATTTCGCCTTCAGATACAGCGATGGCTACTGATGATAATATGAAAAACGCCATGCTTATAAAAGTAGATAATTTGCCGCCAGACATAAAGATGGGGCATATAGCTGATTTTACCATAGTGTTACAGAAAAAAGATAACGTTTTACTACTCCCGATTGGCGCTATAAGATCATATATGGGCAGAACTTATGTACAGGTTATGGAAGGAGATAAAAAAAGAGAAATAGATGTAGAAACTGGTATACAGACGGCAACTCAGGTAGAAATTGTATCAGGGCTAAAAGAGGGGCAACAGGTGATACTTCGCTAG
- a CDS encoding ABC transporter permease produces the protein MTIIIMVLRKINNNRWLTLCLLIGLIISVGLVSSIPIYTDGVLQKFLVKEFENSQQKTHQYPGSYAVTLYFTSKTPMEKRRDVFYKVGDFMNKNAEKAFGIPMYAAIVDYSTDKYRMQPVDYKKVNPNQERFASVQALSDFEKHIKIIDGRMPADKPVNGAYEVIVNQSTLDAYNTVLGNEFYLTDAYDPNSKDKIKIKIVGVFQPKDYKDKYWMGAADIPSTRDSVFISDDLFIKDFVNRDPTRLKFVMWSYIFDYHRINLENMYNLIDADQYIQKNTVNRFNDMGVYSQYMPILGNYIERQSQLKIMLLTLDVPVMLMLLFYIFMVSSLLVEKQKDEIAVLRSRGATKWHILMSYFIENSLLSAIAFAVGPVLGYYISKVLGVSNGFMEFVNRTAIPVRISITSYQYALLAAVVAIITALIPAYYASNYSIVTQKQENARMIKPAFWQKYFLDIIFLGISLYALYTFNQRQQILNETNINTTNLSINPLLFFASTLFIIGAGLFLIRIYPYVVNLIYRIGNSIWPTSLYMTLIEIGRGSRRYQFLMLFLVITISTGLFGANSARTINTNIHDKIYYAVGTDIVLTPYWETAKATTSSSFTPPSSDNQGNSGNNNSGNSEEVVRAQYIEPSFSIYEKLDGVQYAARVYDRDDATVIYNNNIQDNVRMMAIDPYDFGKTLWFRNGLLPYHINQYLNLLSSNPSAILISDTLSKKYNISPGDNIKVKLLGTDEVTFTVYGIINYWPSWNPLESPNEGDNNSVPALIVANLPYVQDNFPLEPYNVWIKLKPGATSADLYKSIQKNKVAIISVTNAKQELVAAKNDPFQLGLNGALTLSFIISIIICFMGFLIYWILSLSSREYQFGILRAIGLYFKQLISMIIWEQVLTSGIALVMGIIVGFLSSVLYVPLFQMAFNASNQVPPFVIVSEASDQMKLLVSVLVMLIIGLAIVGYMISRIKINQAIKMGED, from the coding sequence ATGACTATTATTATAATGGTTTTAAGAAAGATAAATAATAATCGATGGTTGACATTATGCCTTCTCATAGGCCTGATTATATCTGTAGGTCTGGTGAGCAGTATACCCATATATACCGATGGGGTATTGCAGAAATTTCTTGTAAAAGAGTTTGAAAACAGCCAGCAAAAGACTCATCAATATCCCGGGAGCTATGCGGTTACGCTATATTTTACCAGCAAGACGCCTATGGAAAAGAGAAGGGATGTTTTTTATAAAGTAGGAGACTTTATGAACAAGAATGCCGAAAAGGCATTTGGTATACCAATGTATGCGGCCATAGTGGATTATTCCACAGACAAATACAGGATGCAGCCGGTAGATTATAAGAAAGTAAATCCAAATCAGGAGCGTTTTGCGTCTGTGCAGGCCCTTTCCGATTTTGAAAAACATATAAAGATCATCGATGGCAGGATGCCAGCAGACAAACCTGTTAACGGCGCCTACGAGGTCATCGTAAACCAGTCTACGCTGGATGCATATAATACGGTGCTGGGCAACGAGTTTTATCTTACAGACGCCTATGATCCAAATTCTAAGGATAAGATAAAGATCAAAATCGTAGGTGTGTTTCAGCCTAAAGATTATAAGGATAAATATTGGATGGGTGCAGCTGATATACCCAGTACAAGGGATAGTGTGTTTATAAGTGATGACCTTTTTATAAAAGATTTTGTAAACAGGGATCCCACAAGGTTGAAATTTGTCATGTGGAGTTACATATTTGATTATCACCGCATTAACCTGGAAAATATGTATAATCTCATTGATGCTGACCAGTATATACAGAAAAACACGGTAAATAGATTTAATGATATGGGAGTTTACAGCCAATACATGCCTATACTGGGCAATTATATCGAGAGACAAAGTCAGCTTAAAATCATGCTTCTCACGCTGGATGTACCTGTAATGCTTATGTTACTTTTCTATATATTTATGGTGTCCAGCTTGCTGGTGGAAAAGCAAAAGGATGAAATTGCTGTATTGAGAAGCCGTGGTGCTACAAAATGGCATATTTTGATGAGTTATTTCATTGAAAATTCTCTTTTAAGTGCTATAGCTTTTGCAGTAGGACCTGTATTGGGCTATTATATCAGCAAGGTGTTGGGTGTATCCAATGGCTTTATGGAGTTTGTGAATAGGACAGCAATCCCTGTGCGGATTAGCATTACATCATATCAGTACGCGCTATTGGCGGCGGTAGTAGCTATAATAACGGCGCTTATACCAGCATATTATGCCAGCAATTATAGTATTGTTACACAAAAGCAGGAGAATGCTCGTATGATAAAACCTGCTTTCTGGCAAAAATATTTTCTGGATATCATATTCTTAGGGATATCCTTGTACGCGCTGTATACCTTTAATCAGAGACAGCAGATATTAAATGAAACAAATATAAATACCACTAATCTCAGTATAAATCCACTGCTATTTTTTGCATCTACTCTTTTTATTATAGGTGCAGGATTATTCCTTATAAGGATTTATCCATATGTTGTAAACCTTATATACAGGATAGGAAACAGCATATGGCCAACCTCGCTTTATATGACCCTTATTGAGATAGGACGTGGATCCAGGCGTTATCAGTTCCTAATGTTATTTTTGGTTATAACTATCTCAACAGGATTGTTTGGTGCTAATTCGGCCAGAACGATAAATACCAACATACACGACAAGATATACTATGCAGTGGGTACGGACATTGTTCTGACACCTTATTGGGAAACGGCAAAGGCTACGACGTCAAGCTCTTTTACGCCACCATCGAGCGATAACCAGGGTAATTCAGGGAACAATAATTCTGGCAACAGTGAAGAAGTGGTGAGAGCACAATATATAGAGCCATCTTTTTCTATATATGAAAAACTGGACGGGGTGCAGTATGCCGCCAGGGTTTATGATCGCGATGATGCTACAGTCATCTATAATAACAATATACAGGACAACGTAAGAATGATGGCAATAGATCCCTACGATTTTGGAAAAACACTGTGGTTTAGAAATGGATTGCTGCCATATCACATCAACCAGTATTTGAACCTGCTTTCAAGCAATCCTTCGGCAATATTGATTTCAGATACGCTGAGCAAAAAATATAATATATCACCGGGTGACAATATAAAGGTCAAGTTATTAGGGACCGATGAAGTGACATTTACGGTTTATGGCATAATAAACTATTGGCCATCGTGGAATCCTTTAGAATCGCCTAATGAGGGAGATAACAATAGTGTTCCTGCGCTGATAGTGGCCAATTTGCCTTATGTGCAGGATAATTTTCCTCTGGAGCCGTATAATGTATGGATAAAATTAAAGCCAGGGGCCACATCTGCCGACCTTTATAAATCTATACAGAAAAATAAGGTGGCTATAATAAGCGTAACGAACGCAAAACAAGAGCTGGTTGCAGCTAAAAACGATCCATTCCAGCTGGGATTAAATGGTGCTCTCACATTGAGCTTCATTATATCCATCATTATATGTTTTATGGGATTTTTGATATACTGGATATTATCTCTTAGCAGCCGTGAGTACCAGTTTGGCATTTTAAGGGCTATAGGCCTTTACTTTAAGCAGCTTATAAGCATGATCATATGGGAGCAGGTATTGACATCAGGAATAGCCCTGGTAATGGGTATTATAGTAGGCTTCTTGTCCAGTGTGTTGTATGTACCTCTATTCCAGATGGCGTTTAACGCATCCAATCAGGTTCCGCCTTTTGTCATCGTATCAGAAGCGAGCGATCAGATGAAATTACTGGTTTCGGTTTTGGTGATGCTTATAATCGGCCTGGCAATAGTAGGGTATATGATCTCAAGGATCAAGATCAATCAGGCTATTAAGATGGGAGAGGATTGA
- a CDS encoding ABC transporter ATP-binding protein: MFMVECEELVKIYKVADIEVMALQGLDLYVEKGELMAIIGNSGSGKSTLLNILGGLDRPTAGKLIVDGKNLLKMSEKELVRYKRETVGFVWQNNARNLIPYLSALENVELPMIFKGKIRRQRAKELLEIVGLGNKANRKPAELSGGEQQRVAIAIALANDPKLLLADEPTGSLDTKMANVVLDVIRELNRQFQLTTIIVTHDMRLARKVDRVVAIRDGKTSSEFIRKVSSSDVKTFVEEEMEARMNELSHQELAIVDRAGRIQIPRDYLEALGISNRLQVKLEKGRIVLLPPELGEEKKRDDC; encoded by the coding sequence ATGTTTATGGTAGAATGTGAGGAATTGGTAAAGATCTACAAGGTAGCCGACATAGAGGTTATGGCCTTACAGGGCCTTGACCTCTATGTGGAAAAAGGCGAACTCATGGCTATAATCGGCAACAGCGGAAGCGGAAAGTCCACCCTTTTAAACATACTGGGAGGGCTTGATAGGCCTACAGCAGGCAAGTTGATTGTAGATGGGAAAAACCTTCTCAAGATGAGCGAAAAAGAGCTGGTTAGATATAAAAGGGAAACGGTGGGGTTTGTATGGCAGAATAATGCTAGAAACCTCATCCCATATCTTTCGGCGCTGGAAAATGTTGAATTGCCCATGATATTTAAAGGCAAGATAAGAAGGCAAAGGGCAAAAGAGCTCTTAGAAATCGTGGGCCTTGGGAATAAAGCGAATCGTAAACCTGCAGAATTATCTGGCGGTGAACAGCAGAGGGTTGCTATAGCGATTGCCCTGGCTAATGACCCTAAGCTGTTGCTGGCCGATGAGCCCACAGGATCACTGGATACCAAAATGGCTAATGTGGTTCTGGATGTGATAAGAGAATTAAACCGGCAATTTCAACTGACGACGATCATCGTGACCCACGATATGAGGCTTGCTCGCAAGGTAGATAGGGTTGTAGCTATAAGAGATGGTAAAACCAGCAGCGAGTTTATCAGGAAGGTAAGTTCCAGTGATGTAAAGACCTTTGTAGAGGAAGAGATGGAGGCACGCATGAACGAATTATCACATCAGGAACTGGCGATAGTAGATAGAGCGGGACGTATACAGATACCCAGGGATTACCTTGAAGCTCTGGGAATAAGTAATCGACTGCAGGTAAAGTTAGAAAAAGGCAGGATCGTGTTGTTGCCCCCGGAATTAGGGGAAGAGAAAAAACGGGATGACTGTTAA